A DNA window from Clostridia bacterium contains the following coding sequences:
- a CDS encoding DegT/DnrJ/EryC1/StrS family aminotransferase, translating to ERTKAIVIVHLYGVICDMDAIMSIAKKYNLKVIEDCAQAHGGLFRGKKVGTIGGARCFSFCQSKHFTTGGEGGMVVTDDEELAWECCSFRDHGYNVKERMNLLAMEEKLPYVHNRVGFNYRLTEIQFLIQ from the coding sequence CGAAAGGACTAAGGCTATAGTAATTGTGCATTTGTACGGTGTAATATGTGATATGGATGCAATAATGTCAATAGCGAAAAAGTACAATCTAAAAGTAATAGAGGATTGTGCACAAGCCCATGGAGGTCTGTTTAGAGGTAAAAAAGTTGGAACTATCGGGGGTGCTAGGTGCTTTAGTTTTTGCCAGAGCAAGCATTTTACTACCGGGGGAGAGGGCGGAATGGTAGTGACCGATGATGAAGAGCTTGCGTGGGAGTGTTGCTCCTTCAGAGATCATGGATATAATGTAAAGGAACGCATGAATTTGTTAGCTATGGAAGAAAAGCTCCCTTATGTTCATAACAGGGTAGGTTTTAACTACAGGTTGACAGAGATACAGTTCCTGATTCAGTAA